TTCGCATTAGCGACCATGCCGCCCCTCGGTACAGCAGCCGCCCTTGCACGCCGTCCTGCGTCGCGCGCGTCAAAAATGCTTGCAGTTCGTCAGTCGTCTCCAAGGTCTTCCGCCTTCTGATACATCTCCTTGATGAAGTCCTGGTGGTCTTCGATGTGGACGTTCACGACATACTGGTCCCGGTTCGTCCCAGCACTTTCGAGATCGCCCTTCAGCGACGCGTGAGGTCCATTGCCCGATATCGTAAAGAGCATGTGGTCGATGCGATCGGCACGCAGGGCCTTGAGACCGATTTCATCGCGAAGGTCGCGGCCCAGTTGCACATCGCCGTCGTCGTTGCTTTCGAGCAAGCGGTTCGCGACAAATGCCAGCGAGTCCGGCGTGCATCTGCCATTGTCACGATTGAGCACCTTGCGGGCGCTCGTGACGGTGGCTTTTCCGAGGACTTTGTTGCTCTTGGCTTCGCCTTTCAGCAGCCAAAGCTTGGAGTCGTCGCCT
The genomic region above belongs to Mesorhizobium terrae and contains:
- a CDS encoding Hachiman antiphage defense system protein HamA, which codes for MGLYKKWCEATKEKDKRKRYWTYVEKDGGRDEIRDDLAETMRSHYDRLERIADDVQRLGYKVAAEILRTQLPQTDKGRSGDLGEILATELVEEEIGLRVPVRRLRYKDGRNMAMRGDDFIGAGYGGDDSKLWLLKGEAKSNKVLGKATVTSARKVLNRDNGRCTPDSLAFVANRLLESNDDGDVQLGRDLRDEIGLKALRADRIDHMLFTISGNGPHASLKGDLESAGTNRDQYVVNVHIEDHQDFIKEMYQKAEDLGDD